In one window of Eleutherodactylus coqui strain aEleCoq1 chromosome 10, aEleCoq1.hap1, whole genome shotgun sequence DNA:
- the LOC136580563 gene encoding cell division cycle-associated protein 4-like isoform X2: MPTKGIKRKFHDWEESVLDGHLSFQTDRYSFFRQSLLNMSLEKFNQGRMMIEPSLRRYVLIANTLRVIQEEIHHENPCTVPNFEEIVPSICDPLSGNVASSAFPPDLENIILPSMEDDLSVNTAIASILKELESTLDESCPQNPQPHLDIQDLESKRESSNNLGSTFPLSVKPPCDQDATVKEEVFNSNPDDDNRDLELIRELMLAASCSDNPEPMDTLVMEQVPTVPSNVSEVPVALNDTSTQEISSQTSTMQNIPSVHPEELRVLEPVFGNLNGHLFIIQWKELWTSDGCIYQLM; the protein is encoded by the exons ATGCCTACCAAAGGCATCAAGAGAAAGTTTCATGATTGGGAGGAGTCTGTACTCGATGGACATCTGTCCTTTCAGACAGACAGGTACTCCTTCTTCCGTCAGTCTTTACTGAACATGTCACTTGAGAAGTTCAACCAAGGACGTATGATGATAGAGCCTAGTTTGCGACGCTACGTTCTTATCGCCAACACCCTGAGAGTCATTCAAGAGGAAATCCACCACGAAAATCCATGCACCGTTCCAAACTTTGAAGAAATTGTGCCCAGTATATGTGACCCATTGTCTGGGAATGTTGCAAGTTCTGCTTTCCCTCCAGATCTGGAGAACATCATCCTGCCTTCTATGGAAGATGATCTCTCTGTGAATACTGCCATTGCTTCCATTTTAAAAGAACTGGAAAGCACTTTAGATGAAAGTTGCCCTCAAAACCCTCAACCACATCTTGACATACAGGATCTTGAATCCAAACGAGAATCCTCCAACAACCTTGGTTCTACATTCCCTTTGTCTGTTAAACCACCATGTGATCAAGATGCAACTGTGAAGGAAGAGGTATTTAACTCCAACCCTGATGACGACAACAGGGATTTGGAGTTAATAAGAGAGCTGATGCTGGCCGCATCCTGTTCGGATAACCCAGAACCTATGGACACTTTAGTGATGGAACAAGTGCCTACTGTACCGTCGAATGTCTCTGAGGTTCCTGTCGCTCTGAATGATACCAGCACTCAAGAAATAAGTTCACAGACCTCAACTATGCAGAATATCCCATCAGTCCATCCTGAAGAACTCAGGGTTTTGGAGCCCGTCTTTG GAAATCTAAATGGACACCTTTTCATAATCCAGTGGAAAGAACTGTGGACATCTGATGGGTGTATATATCAATTAATGTGA
- the LOC136580563 gene encoding SERTA domain-containing protein 3-like isoform X1: protein MPTKGIKRKFHDWEESVLDGHLSFQTDRYSFFRQSLLNMSLEKFNQGRMMIEPSLRRYVLIANTLRVIQEEIHHENPCTVPNFEEIVPSICDPLSGNVASSAFPPDLENIILPSMEDDLSVNTAIASILKELESTLDESCPQNPQPHLDIQDLESKRESSNNLGSTFPLSVKPPCDQDATVKEEVFNSNPDDDNRDLELIRELMLAASCSDNPEPMDTLVMEQVPTVPSNVSEVPVALNDTSTQEISSQTSTMQNIPSVHPEELRVLEPVFGNFEIMNSSYLNDVSFDDPFSDIDTSVFEKETLIPGTTQSSRLSSEELWFTSFCNSPPYSSGQGLREPNDLDNIVEILVGS from the coding sequence ATGCCTACCAAAGGCATCAAGAGAAAGTTTCATGATTGGGAGGAGTCTGTACTCGATGGACATCTGTCCTTTCAGACAGACAGGTACTCCTTCTTCCGTCAGTCTTTACTGAACATGTCACTTGAGAAGTTCAACCAAGGACGTATGATGATAGAGCCTAGTTTGCGACGCTACGTTCTTATCGCCAACACCCTGAGAGTCATTCAAGAGGAAATCCACCACGAAAATCCATGCACCGTTCCAAACTTTGAAGAAATTGTGCCCAGTATATGTGACCCATTGTCTGGGAATGTTGCAAGTTCTGCTTTCCCTCCAGATCTGGAGAACATCATCCTGCCTTCTATGGAAGATGATCTCTCTGTGAATACTGCCATTGCTTCCATTTTAAAAGAACTGGAAAGCACTTTAGATGAAAGTTGCCCTCAAAACCCTCAACCACATCTTGACATACAGGATCTTGAATCCAAACGAGAATCCTCCAACAACCTTGGTTCTACATTCCCTTTGTCTGTTAAACCACCATGTGATCAAGATGCAACTGTGAAGGAAGAGGTATTTAACTCCAACCCTGATGACGACAACAGGGATTTGGAGTTAATAAGAGAGCTGATGCTGGCCGCATCCTGTTCGGATAACCCAGAACCTATGGACACTTTAGTGATGGAACAAGTGCCTACTGTACCGTCGAATGTCTCTGAGGTTCCTGTCGCTCTGAATGATACCAGCACTCAAGAAATAAGTTCACAGACCTCAACTATGCAGAATATCCCATCAGTCCATCCTGAAGAACTCAGGGTTTTGGAGCCCGTCTTTGGTAATTTTGAAATAATGAATTCCAGTTACCTTAACGACGTTTCCTTTGATGACCCTTTTTCAGATATCGACACCTCTGTGTTTGAGAAAGAGACTCTTATTCCTGGGACTACCCAAAGCAGCCGGTTATCTTCAGAAGAGCTATGGTTCACTTCCTTTTGTAATTCTCCACCCTATAGCTCTGGTCAAGGTCTTCGGGAGCCAAATGATCTAGATAACATTGTAGAAATCCTTGTCGGATCTTGA